The Mucilaginibacter rubeus genomic interval GTGCTACATTAAAATGATGAGCATGCTGGGTGCTGTAAGTTCATACCGCGACTCTAAGGCTGATTTTTTAAAAGAATATTGCACCCCGGTTCCGGTTATTGTGCCGGTGGCTGTACCTGTTGCCGAGATATTGGTAGCGGCGGAATAGGCGGTTCTTATATCATTATATTTAGCCATAGCGGGTTTACCGTTATGGCTTTTTTTATGTTTTTTTCTCTAAAGCCACAGTTGGCGTCACTATAAATGTTCAGAAGATTGAGGTGGGAAAAAACATGTCATAGCGAGGAGGAACGACGATGCAATCTCGTGCTAATGCAGATTTTGTTACAATAGAAAGCCCAGCAAGGTGTTAAAAATACACTTTGTAAAAATCTGGTTATATCCTAAAAATGTGGAGAATTGTTAAAATAGTACTATCTTAATTGCAAATTGATTATATACCTTTAGTGAACCGATTATAGTGTACACTAAACACCAAAACCAATGCGCTGTAAAGTATTAAATGTTGTGTTATTCATGGCATGCCTTGCCTTGTCGTCATTCCGGGTTGAAGCTCAGGGGCCGGGAATATTTGAAGGACAAACCGATGTAGGGACTGTTAAACATAAAGGTAGCGGAACTTTCGACGCTAAAACACAGCAATATACACTTACGGGTTCAGGACAAAATATATGGGCAACGCACGATGATTTTCATTTTGTGTGGAGGAAAATAAAAGGCGATTTCATCCTGCGTACCAATGCAGCTTTTATAGGTAAAGGTGTTGAAGCACACCGCAAGGTGGGTTTAATGGTGCGTACCACGCTCGATTCAAATTCAAAACACATTAATGCGGTTGTTCATGGCGATGGCCTTACCTCGTTGCAATATCGCAAAACAGTAAGCGGCATTACCGAAGAAAAGAAAGTTTCTATCACCTCTGCCGACGTGATCCAACTGGAACGTAAAGGCAATACCTACACCATGTCGGTAGCCCGCAAAGGCGATCTGTTTGTAAATGAAGAGGTAACAGACCTTGATTTGGGCGATGATGTTTACGTAGGCATCTTCATCTGTTCGCACAATGCGGATGTTATCGAAAAAGCAGTATTCAATAATGTAAGGATAGTTACGCCTGCTCCGGCTACGCTTGTGCCTTATAAACAATATTTAGGCAGTGCTATCGAACTGCTTGACCTGGAAAGCCAGAATGCTACGGTGATCTACCAATCGCCAAAATCTATCCAGGCCCCAAACTGGATGTTGGATGGCAAATCGCTTATTTATAACAGCGAGGGCTCACTTTATAAATTTGATCTTAAATCGCACACACCAACGGTGCTCAATACGGGCATTGCTAAAAATAATAATAACGACCACGTACTTTCTTTCGATGGCAAAATGCTGGCCATCAGTAGTGGCGATGGCGGCCCTTCTATAGGTTATACCGTATCATCGGCTGGCGGCGAAGCTACCCGGGTAACGCAAACCGGGCATGGCGCAAGCTATATGCATGGCTGGTCGCCTGATAAAAAATATATTGTTTTTTGTGGCGAACGCAATAAGGAATTTGATGTGTACCGCATCCCGGCTGGTGGCGGCCCAGAGGAGAGGCTAACCAACACCCCCGGACTTGACGATGGTCCCGAGTATTCGCCGGATGGCAAGTATATTTACTTTAACTCGGTGCGCAGCGGCCTGATGCAGGTTTGGCGTATGAAAGCTGATGGCAGCGAACAAACACAGCTAACCAACGATGATTATAACAACTGGTTCCCGCATATTTCGCCGGATGGTAAATGGATTGTGTATATTACTTTCCTGAAAAGCGAAGTTGCACCCGGCGATCACCCTTTTTATAAACACGTATATTTAAGGGTAATGCCGGTTGAAGGCGGTCCGTCAAAAGTAGTTGCTTATTTATACGGCGGTCAGGGTACTATCAACACCCCATCATGGGCGCCAGATAGCAAGCACCTGGCTTTTGTAAGCAATTCAGATTTATTGTTTCCTGTATTCCCAATAGCTAAATAACCTTAAAACGTAATACCATGCATACATCACGCAGATCATTTTTAAAAACCGGAGCCATGGCAATAGCTGGAGCGGCTTTGCTTCCTGATAGTTTATTTGCAGCAACTGATAATAAACTAAAGCGGGTAGGGGTACAGCTTTATAGCGTACGCGATGCCATGAAAGCCGA includes:
- a CDS encoding TolB family protein, translating into MRCKVLNVVLFMACLALSSFRVEAQGPGIFEGQTDVGTVKHKGSGTFDAKTQQYTLTGSGQNIWATHDDFHFVWRKIKGDFILRTNAAFIGKGVEAHRKVGLMVRTTLDSNSKHINAVVHGDGLTSLQYRKTVSGITEEKKVSITSADVIQLERKGNTYTMSVARKGDLFVNEEVTDLDLGDDVYVGIFICSHNADVIEKAVFNNVRIVTPAPATLVPYKQYLGSAIELLDLESQNATVIYQSPKSIQAPNWMLDGKSLIYNSEGSLYKFDLKSHTPTVLNTGIAKNNNNDHVLSFDGKMLAISSGDGGPSIGYTVSSAGGEATRVTQTGHGASYMHGWSPDKKYIVFCGERNKEFDVYRIPAGGGPEERLTNTPGLDDGPEYSPDGKYIYFNSVRSGLMQVWRMKADGSEQTQLTNDDYNNWFPHISPDGKWIVYITFLKSEVAPGDHPFYKHVYLRVMPVEGGPSKVVAYLYGGQGTINTPSWAPDSKHLAFVSNSDLLFPVFPIAK